The stretch of DNA ACCGACGAAACGTGAAGAACTGCCGGGCGGAAAGGTCGTCGAGCTGGTGCTGACGGCCGACGAACTGCGCCAGCAATTGTTTCCGGCCATGACGGTTGAAGACTCGGAGTTACGCCTGTTGGCGCAAGCGCGGGCCAAAGTTGTTCGCGAGCAATTGATCCAACAGGGTGGGCTGTCTGAGGAGCGCGTCTTTCTGGTGGAGGCAGAGTTGGCCCCTTCTGAAGGCACGCAGATTCGAGTGCGGCTGAATTTGACGGGCAGTTGATCGCTTGGAAAGCGGTCAGGGCTTGGGCTGGTACCGCATTCGCGTGCCGTGCAGCAAGGAGAGTTCGATTTCACTTGCGCTGAGTTCGATTGGAAAGTAGACGCCGGAAATCTTGGCCGCATTGATGCTGGCTCCTTCGAGCTTTGCCTTGCGGAAATCGATGCCGCGAAGATCGGCTTGCCGGAAATAACACCCGCTGAGGTCCATCCCATCGGTTTCGAGCCCGCGTAGGTCAAGCCCTCGTAGATCACATCCGGTCAGGTCGACCAGTTCACCCCCAGCCCGCTTGACGTTGAACTCTTTGATGCACCCTTCGCGGAGCAGGCGGTACATGGGATGGTTGGAGGTTTTGAGCCCTGCGGCCGGCGGCGGCATGTGTTCCATGACCTCTCCTCGAGCAACTGTGCTTCTTATCGGATACGTGAGCAAAAACTTGAGCGGGTGGCTGACGTGTTCGCTTGCCGTCGGCGTCGATGGGCACTCGGCAGAAGCTTCCCCTTGCACCGGACTCACAGGAAACGGTACTCTTATCAAGTCTTTCTGCTCTCTTACGCCGTGCCATCATCAGATCTGACCGGACATTGAAGGAGGAAATCATGGGACTACGATTGGGCGACGATGCCCCAAACTTTACAGCTGAAACGACTGAAGGGACGATCAATTTCCACGAGTGGCTTGGCGGTGGGTGGGGGATTCTCTTTTCGCACCCTAAGGATTATACCCCAGTCTGTACGACAGAATTAGGGTACATGGCGAGGATCAAAGGGGAGTTCGATAAGCGTGGGGTGAAGATTCTGGCCATCAGTGTGGATCCCCTGGATTCGCATCGCGGCTGGACCAAGGATATCAACGAAACGCAGAACTGCACGGTCAGTTATCCGATTATCGCCGACTCTGAGAAGAAGGTGGCCGATCTCTATGACATGATCCACCCGAACTCGCTGGATAGTATGACCGTGCGATCCGTGTTCGTAATCGGGCCGGACAAGAAGGTTAAGCTGATGCTCACCTATCCGGCTTCCTGCGGGAGAAATTTTGACGAATTGCTGCGCGTGGTCGATTCTCTGCAGCTGACCGCGAAATATAAAGTGGCGACTCCGGTCAACTGGAAGGACGGGCAGGACTGTATCATCACTCCGGCGGTGAACGATGCCGAAGCGAAGACGCTGTTTCCGAAAGGATTCAAAACGATCAAGCCCTATCTTCGGGTGACTCCGCAGCCGAATAAGTAGCTCGATCCAAGTAGCTCAATCACAGTACTGATATGAAAGGGGGAGGTAGCCGGCAGGCCGCCTCCCCCTTTTTTGCTTTGCCGTCGATCGCGAGGGGGCAGTGTGTCGGTGGAGGTCCGGCCTCACGGGGACAACAAGAACCGGATCAGACCAGGAGGAGGCCCGCCTGACGGATGGTGTGCCAGGCGGCGCTCCTGCTGAAGCGATCGAATCCGCGCGCGCCGGCGGCCGGAAAGCGTCCACGGATGTCGGCGAGGCGGGGATAGTCGTGATTGTTTCGGCGGGGCGAAGGTGTCGATTCGTGCAGTACGTGCAGCAGCCATTCAGCGCGAGAGGATGTCAGGCTGATGGTGAAGTCTTCTGTGCGTGTTGGCAGGATGAGTCTGGTTCTGCTGCGCCCCTTGGCGGCAACCACTGGTTGGCTGCCGATCCAGACGCAGCGTCGTTCGGCCGTGAGTGCCAGAGAGGAAGACGCGGCCAGGGCCTTCGTCAGCCAGGTGCGTGCGACCCGAGGCGGCTTGACGGCATGTGAAAACCAGCGAGGTGCCGGAATGTCGAATCCAGCCTGTTCCATATAGTTGAGTAATGCGGCGCGCAGGCCTTCCCCGAGCCAGGGCGGGCACGTGGCGGCGGGATCGGCATGGCGAAGATCGTTTTCCGCAAACCCTTTGAAGGGCGGGCCGAGAATGGTCAGGCCCTCTGCGGCGGGGTTTAAGCCGATGGGGCTGTGGGCCGTGGCGGTGAATTTATGCCAGAAGGCCGACTGCAGCAGATGGTGCGCAAAGAGTTGTCGGACGCGCTCCAGCGAATCGACCGTATCGGCAATGGTCTCGCCGGGACACCCATACATGAGATAGGCGTGGACCAGAATGCCGGCCTGGCGAAATGCCGCCGCAACCCGCGCCGTCTGATCTACCGTAATCCCTTTTTTCATCCGTTCGAGTAGCCGATCCGACGCCGCCTCAAGGCCGGCGGTGAGCGCGATGCAGCCGGATGCCGCCAATAGCCTCGCTAAGTCGGGTGAGAAGGCTTCTTCAAACCGAATGTTTCCCCACCAGGAGATAGTCGTGTGGGTTTCGAGCAGCCGCAGGGCTAAGGCTTTAAGCGCAGCGGGCGGTGCGGCCTCGTCGACAAAATGAAATCCTCGCTGTCCGGTCTCCTGAATCAACGCCGTAATCTGTCGGAGTAAGACGTCGGTCGGGGTCATCTCATACCGTGCGATATAGTTCAACCCGACATCACAGAACGTGCATTGCTTCCAATAACAGCCATGCGCGACGGTCAGCTTATTCCAATGGCCTTCCGACCAGAGCCGGTGCATCGGGTTCAGACTGTCGAGAATCGAGAGGTAGTTGGTCAGCGGCAGGCCTTCATAGGTCGGTGTGCCGAGCTCGTGCATGGGAATGTCCGGTTCGCTGCTGCCGTCTCGAAACACCACGCGGCCGTCCGTGCGAAGAAACGTCCGCCGAAGCAGCGCCTCGGGGCGCCCGCCGGCCAGGTGTTCCAGGAGGCACAGGAAGGGGCGCTCGCCGTCATCGAGTGTGACGTAGTCCACGTACTGGAAGAGCCGCGGGTCTTGTAGCCGTCGCAGCTCGGTGTTCACATATCCGCCGCCCAGGACAATGGCGATCCTCGGGTGGCGTGATTTGATGGCCTGTGCGATGCGCAGCGCACCGAAGAGATTGCCGGGAAAGGGGACGGTGAGGCCGACGACATCCGGGCTCGTCCGGTGGAGGGAGGGCCAGAGAGTCTCGATCAATAACTCGTCCGTGAGACTGAGTGGTTGCGCGAGGGCCTCCTGGATCCGGTCAAACGAGGACGTCGCGTGCATGATCTGCTCGGCATAACGATTTAAGTAGAAGTGTGGCGCGACGGTGCTGTGGAGGAGGTCGGTCAGATCCTCGATATACAAGGTGGCCCGGTGCCGGGCGGTATCGGACGGCGAGATGGAGCATCGGCCCTGACCGGGCCGACGATCAGCGGCAAAGCGTGGCCCTTCCGGAAGGAACCCCGGACGGGCGAGATGCGCGGCCAGCATCGGGTCCTTTCCCTGGAGGAACGCGATGACCGGCTCAATGGTTTCGAGATAGGCCGGTTCAAGTGCCAGGATCTGTTGGATTTCCCCTCTCCACGGCTGTTCCGTCTGCTTGATTCGGGTGAACGCCTGCGCCAATCCTTCGCGTGAGAAGAGCCGTAGCACCATGGCAAGGCCGAGGTCGGCCTGCGCAGTTTCATAACCACGAGCACGCAGAAATCCCGTGAGATGGGCGGTCGCGGGGTAGGGTGTATTGAGCTGGGTCAGAGGGGGAGTGACGAGCAGGATACGCGGTAACGGCATGCGGGTGACATACCACAATGCACGGCATCGCTGCCACTGGCGTGGGGTCCTGCACGGCCTGTCTGCTTAGGTTGATTGGATGGTTGATTGAATGACGTAGCCGGTCCACCGCTTGATGCGGAAGTATCGAAGTACCGGTTGAGGCAATTGGTCTCGTGGTACGGCCTGAAGAATGCTGAGGTCGGCTTGTTCG from Nitrospira sp. encodes:
- a CDS encoding pentapeptide repeat-containing protein — translated: MEHMPPPAAGLKTSNHPMYRLLREGCIKEFNVKRAGGELVDLTGCDLRGLDLRGLETDGMDLSGCYFRQADLRGIDFRKAKLEGASINAAKISGVYFPIELSASEIELSLLHGTRMRYQPKP
- a CDS encoding peroxiredoxin; amino-acid sequence: MGLRLGDDAPNFTAETTEGTINFHEWLGGGWGILFSHPKDYTPVCTTELGYMARIKGEFDKRGVKILAISVDPLDSHRGWTKDINETQNCTVSYPIIADSEKKVADLYDMIHPNSLDSMTVRSVFVIGPDKKVKLMLTYPASCGRNFDELLRVVDSLQLTAKYKVATPVNWKDGQDCIITPAVNDAEAKTLFPKGFKTIKPYLRVTPQPNK
- a CDS encoding radical SAM protein encodes the protein MPLPRILLVTPPLTQLNTPYPATAHLTGFLRARGYETAQADLGLAMVLRLFSREGLAQAFTRIKQTEQPWRGEIQQILALEPAYLETIEPVIAFLQGKDPMLAAHLARPGFLPEGPRFAADRRPGQGRCSISPSDTARHRATLYIEDLTDLLHSTVAPHFYLNRYAEQIMHATSSFDRIQEALAQPLSLTDELLIETLWPSLHRTSPDVVGLTVPFPGNLFGALRIAQAIKSRHPRIAIVLGGGYVNTELRRLQDPRLFQYVDYVTLDDGERPFLCLLEHLAGGRPEALLRRTFLRTDGRVVFRDGSSEPDIPMHELGTPTYEGLPLTNYLSILDSLNPMHRLWSEGHWNKLTVAHGCYWKQCTFCDVGLNYIARYEMTPTDVLLRQITALIQETGQRGFHFVDEAAPPAALKALALRLLETHTTISWWGNIRFEEAFSPDLARLLAASGCIALTAGLEAASDRLLERMKKGITVDQTARVAAAFRQAGILVHAYLMYGCPGETIADTVDSLERVRQLFAHHLLQSAFWHKFTATAHSPIGLNPAAEGLTILGPPFKGFAENDLRHADPAATCPPWLGEGLRAALLNYMEQAGFDIPAPRWFSHAVKPPRVARTWLTKALAASSSLALTAERRCVWIGSQPVVAAKGRSRTRLILPTRTEDFTISLTSSRAEWLLHVLHESTPSPRRNNHDYPRLADIRGRFPAAGARGFDRFSRSAAWHTIRQAGLLLV